The Agelaius phoeniceus isolate bAgePho1 chromosome 2, bAgePho1.hap1, whole genome shotgun sequence region TGAAGTGCTACAGAAACAATTCTTCCATCTGCTTCACAAACATCACTAGAAAAAGAATCAAAATGCTTTCATCAAACAGGAGATGCCAGCTCTGAATGGAGGAACATATGGTTTTTTGGCACTTTTCTATCTTATGACAGAAAGTGGCCTAGATCATTAAGTTCAGAGATATCCTGGCAACCCATGGCAGAGATGCCTTTTGAATAACTTAGTCCCAAGGACTGGGAACACAAATCAGCAAGAATTAACACCTACCAAATGTTCTGTGTGAGGGCACAAGGTTTATAGGGGTTTTCGTATATCAGATGGGCTATATTGATGGCCAGTGCCTTAGGAAATTTATCCAAGCCTGTGGACACAAAAACTACTGATCATAGAAACAAGGAAACACTAGCAAATCACCAGCTGGTCATACCAGTGCTGCCATGATCCATCTGTCATAGTCCAGCACCAGCTGAATGATgccagatgaaaaaaaaatctgagtaaGCAAAAGCTTGATCCCAAACACCTTAGCAAATTCTTAAGACAAAGTATGAGCTCTGACAGGCAGAGCATGGGTCTTATTAATTCCAAGTATCACATGGAATAAATATCCCCTCTAAGATGAAGAGAAACACATCTAGACTTCATTCATCCTAATATATTGTCTTTAATGATGGAATAGCAGAATTCCAAATATTTGGTAAAATCTAAAGGTGATGTGGTGGCTTTGTCTGCAAGTTCTCTTCTGCCCCTGAGAACAAGCTTTGCTCCAATCTATTCACAAAATGTTCTCCATGACTTTAAGCTTTTCTAGTGTACACTGGGGTGCCTAGATTCATTAGCTGGGTGTTAGATGAAAACTAGCATGTGGTGTAACCATATGAAACAAGTTGCATACATTTTTGCATACAGTGATTATTTTGATGCATCCAACAACAGAACCATTTCCAATAGCAAGCAGAGTACAAAACACACTGGAGCACACTATTACCCTAAACACAAGTTTCTAATGCTGATTCCCTCACTCCAGCTCTTTTCTGCTCATGCTGCAGACTGAGTGTATCTTGGTGCTGCTGTATACTCTCAGAACATAGAGTCAATGATGGCACTTACAAATTTTCACAAGCAACAGAAGGAGAAAATTCTGCTTCACTGCTCTGACATTGGAAACACCTCTGCAAAACCTCCAAAATATTTGCTGAATTCCTTGAACTGCTTTGCAGTACTGGAGTCAGAAGAAAAATTACTGCACCAGGCAATCTCTGAATCATTGCTTTCTGTAACAGCACTAGAAAAAAAGGCTTGTCAAGCTGGAGTTCCCCCCACCAAGCTGAATGACAAAGCAGTATTGTTAGGCACAGAAAATTTGAAGAGTTAAACCCTCATATGAGTCCAGCATTGGAATAGCCATGGCTTAAAATACGTCCCCTATGAAGAACTTTCAGTGACTGCACAGGTCACTTCTGGAGTGTAAGTGATGGATcagtggtaaaaaaaaaaaattgaggtcTTACATGCCCTATTTCATATATTCTGTCTTCAAGTGAAAAGGGAACAAAAAGGGAACATTCTTCTTTCAACATTCTTCTTTCAACATTCTTTCTTGTGTGTTTTAGGCTTAAATTTTAAAGTGCTGTATGCCCCTTCCACAGCTTTGGGCAGGTACATGGGATGCCTTTCCAGCCTTTTCCTAGAGCCAGTGGTTCTCCTCTGACTGTTTCTTTGGGATTGCTTAGCTGCTTGGGCAGCGTCTTGTGAGTATCTCCGGGGAGCACGAAGGATCCAGTTTGAATGCAAACTGTGTTCACTCGTACTGGTAGCAACTGAAAGACAGAAGATAATCTGGGATTAACCACTTGGCAGTGACATTTTTATCTGCACAGTGAGGGAACACAGCAAGGGTGCTGGCTGGGTCCTTCCTGGAGGCAAGATCAGGAGACAAACCTGGTTTCACTGCAGGATATCACTCGGGATGGGATTCATTTTATCTAGAATTTCAACACCTGCAGCATAAAATATGAATGTGAGAGCTAGTCCCTTCAAATATATTCCTTGGGTACTGCTAAAATGACCTGCTTCAGTTATTCACCTCAGCCTGAAGCAAAGGTGAGACATATCTATATCCCTCTGCTGATTATACAGGATGACCTTAAATTGGCACATCTTCATTTCTTTGGGCAATCCCGTTTTTTTCTGATGGAAACCTCCAGTTATTTAGCCTAATCAtcaaattacttcttttttagTAGTTATAAAGGAGTCACCCAGtcatttctcaaaaaaaaaaaaaaaggtgaagaaaaaaatacatttatactTTCTATAATTCTCCAAAGACAGCTTAAGATACAAATGCAAGGGTGGAGTTCAGCTCTGAGCAGAAGGCAAGCACTATTCCAACCCTGCACGTGCTACATTTGCCATGTAATGACTGCACATAAAATAGTTGCACCCATTCAACAGGGAACAAGTGACATATCACTGTAATTTCACATATTGCATATAATGGTCCTAGATTTGGGAAGCAAAACTAGAGGACAACtgattaattaaataaattcatTAAACAAATGTGACATCACAATGCCTTTCCTTCCTCTAccctctgcaccccaaaacccatcaTATTTGGCTGGTTTATACTGCACCATCAAAATCGACATCCACATTTGGCAGATCCACGTCGGGAACTCTCCGCCATCTCTCTGAGTCCAGGTCTGCAATCACTGAGTCAAAGAAGGCTATTGCTTCTCTTACATCTGAACTGGACTGTGGGCCTTTTCTTTCCATGGATGCCTGTTGATCAGACAAAGGAGAAAATAGTTAGCCAAGGGTTGGGCACAATGATTTCTTAATGAGCACACTCTATATGGAAGATGTGTTTGATGCCACACTTCAGGCtgtcagaaaataaacacagtTCCAAACTACTCCACAGTGTAGAAATCAAAGAAAGCAGGGCAGCGGATATCTAACCAATATCCATCCTGTTGCATGTTCAACAACAAGTACCTTCCACTTGGGCACTACTGGCCAGGTGTTTTGAAATCCCTCGGAATCCATGTACCAGGCCATTTAATTGGGTGGCTAAATGACAGCTGGGTTTTATGACCAAATTTATTCTGCCTAGCACTAGGTTCCTAAGGAGAAACACATTAGAAATGTAGTCATGCAGGGCTCCTTCTGTAATTAATGCTGGGCTCCAGTAGCTTCAGAAGATGAGTCAGGCCTTAAGTAGGCTGAACCCTCCTCTGCAGCCAGCTCTTTCTCTCAGCTGAAAAGAGATTGAGGGGTAACTTTGTTACTAATATAAGCATCTTATTAAAATGCCTAGGTTAGGTGAAATTAATCCAGATCTAAATTGCTGAAGtctttttgaaattaaaaaggaTGGTGTGCGCTAAATTATGAGTCATTCAACACTGTGATAATTCCCACAGGAAAGGCACACAGTTTAAAATTAGGAGCCTGTCttgatgaaaaaggaaatgccTATCTATAAATGCTGAAGCAGTCATAAAACCTGGGTTAGGGATTCTGAAGTACAAATGGGATGAATAATTCCTGCCAGGCTCTACCTAATGAAGGGACATATATTTTCCTTGCTAGTCCAAGTCAGGTATATTGTCAGGCTGCAATACCAGCTCGGAAAATTGCTACCCTGGGTTTCAATGAGACAAAAGGATGCGTGCCATGTCACACCTCTGAAGGACCAGCCTGTTCCCTGTTCTGTGGAGGCAGAGAGATGAACTAGCTGATTCCCCTCCTGACATTATGGGTTGATTGACATCCTGAGAAGTGTTAAAAGATAGCTGCTACCACACATCTACTGGAAATAGTGACTGTATTATGACTAAACTCTTATTGGTTAAAAGGCATTTTAAAGACATGCCAATGTGCTCCCCACATCTGACCCACctctcttcttttcttccaCTAGACACAAGTGGCACATTTTGAATCCATAGTGAAATCCCAGGACCCAGGGATCTTTGGATCAAAACTCCCATGGGGACAGGTTTGTCTGGACAAATTACCTTCCTATAAATCATGCAGCAGGTTAGAGAAAGAAGTGAATTCCCACTGATAGGTAATTTAATAAGAGCAGGTAGCCTGGGGCAAAACGATTCATGCCAGGTGATAACACAAACTTTGCAATCTGTGGACATAAAATGTGTTAGGAAGAATAGTCTGAATTGTGTAAAAGGCTTCTTGACCTCTCCCTAATTTTTGCAAAGCCAGAGGTGTGCAGCTGTGACTCTGCCATTTGTGTTGGCAAGAATACTCTGCTGGTGTTCCTGTCTGCTTCCAAGGGGATGGGTGATGGAGTGAGCATGCCAGTCACCACCAGGACTGTTCATACACAGGGCCAAAGTCAGATGACAGCATTCTTAGCCTCAGACTGTGGGAGATCCAATTGTTTGCCAAAAAACAAGTTAAGCTTTGGTGCTTTACTTAAGCAGTATTTTCAGCAGCACATCTCAGAAGTTCACAAACCATTCTGACACTCTGCTGTGACAGAACATCTAAATATGGCAGCAACATTATTTAACGTCAACCCGGCCTAATCAGTAATTTCAGCTCTACATCCCTTCTTCCCACCATCCCCATTATTATCCAGCTTAAAGACTGCACTGGATAACCTGTGAGCCTCCTGTTGAAGTCTTGTTTGCAGTCATGTTACCTAAACAGATCATCCCACTTGCTGCAGTCCTTTGTTTTGTCCTCACTGAATGAAGTCTAGAGTCAAAGTAACCACTGAACTGTTCAGTGACGTGTTAACTtataaagcttttatttctagGATACATGGAAATAATCTGCACTAAAGATGATTTTTTAGTTTTGTATTTTCATTACAGTAAAGGGTTAAGAATTTCGCTGTCTAGAAATGACCCACCAACTTATTAATGAACAGAGAAAGGAAACCTTAAGAATTCCTCATGCCCCACATCCCATCTGTAGAGGTTGCACTGATGCTAAATGTAGCACTGACAAACTAACTGaccactaagaaaaaaaaatcctctttgtttcagtgaatttataattattttgtgtAAGTAATTTTGTCAATAATAAGACTGCCAGGAAATCCTGAGATTACTGCATTTGTCAGTCAAGCTGGACTTCACTAATCATAGTGAAGGATTCCAAGGTACTTAAGTAGATAATGTCAGAGCTTGCCCTTTCATTTCCAACATTTTCCATACTCTCACAACTTTTTCCTACTTTCTCTCTCCCAACATTTCCCCCCTCAAACAGAGACATATACATTTCTTTCTATGATCAGTCATTCATTCCTAATTTTACACTGCTTAGAAAGAATCTCAATGTATTTAGCAACACTTAAATtgatgcaaaagaaaaatgacaACTGACTGAAAGCAGTAAGGAAGAAAATCAATACAGGTGACATAGCTTCGATGATTTTGTTGCTTAAGACTAAGTACATGGCAAAAGTTCTTGGAAATTACCTTAGAAGTCTCTTTGGAAGGAAGTGGaagaaataacttttttccAGTTTTGGATGATCTTGTGGATGCTGGAGAATCTGCAGCCATATGCATGGATTTCAAGTTATTGATGTTTTCaagatattttttcctcaaGGCTAGCAGATCCTGGAGGTACTTCAGGCAGTCCTGAGTCTTAGAGTACATCCAGTCTCTGTCTTCCTCTTTTGGCTGAAAGCAAGAGTCGATGCTGGTTGTACTTCTGCATTTTTTTAGCGGTTCACTAACTTTTTCCTGCTCACCTCCAAGGACATACATGGAAGTGCTGCGGATCAGTCTCACTGCAGAACCAGCTCCATCACTGTAAGGAATGTCATCTGTCACGTTTCTTCGCTGGGAGTTGGGGTGAAATATAGAATGGATCTTTTTGAACATAATGTGTCACTTCCTCCCCTTTATACTTTTTCAGCTCCTTAATTTCACACTGGATCTGGCAATCAGCAGCAGTTACCTTTGCTCTCAGCAGACAAGAAAAATTGCCACTTACTGTtatgaggaggggaaaaaaatccctatgGCTGCACCAATTGTTTTCAGTCTAACATTGTGAGAAGCATGATGGTAACACAGAAATGTCTTTTCTATTCCATTTCTGTCTGTGAAAGATCTTTGTCCTTTCCTCGGTTTAAAATATAGCTGAGGAGGTCAAAGAGCATGCTTTGACCTTTTGTTTGGTGTCTGGTCCCCATAAAAAGCATCAGCACGGAGGCAGGACTTCCCTCTCCCTCGATTCCTGCGCGCTCCTGGGTTCCCTGAGCGCCGGCTGCAGGCGGCCGGGGGCGCTGGCCGTGGTGCTGATCCGCTCCCGACCGCCCCGGGGGGATGCTCGGGAAGAGCCGGCTGGAATCGGCCTCCACAGGGCCAAAGTTTGCATGGAGAGGAATAGTTTCTGTCGAGTGGAGTCCAGGTGCTGAAAGAAGTGGCTCTGGGCTTCACCCGGCAGTAACCAGGAGATGGCTTCAGCTACCTGATAGCTCAGCGCTGCCAGGAACCCAGCGGATTCAGATGTCAGGCTCTGTTACACTCAATACAATGTCCTGTGTAAGGGATGCTGTAAAATAAAACACTCTTCCAAAGTACTCCTCTGGCAAAATGTTTCAGACAGAAACACAAGAATTTGTATCTTTCCACATTAGTTGTCCTCCTAGATTGGTGTAAGAACATTTAATACAGCGAGTTTGATGGTTGATTTTTGGCTGAAGGTACTGAGAAACTTTGACTTTTATTGGCATACTCGAGGCATGGCTAGTATTTGTGACTATGTGTCCACGTGATGTATGCTTTGGAGACAAGCAGATAGTGAACTGAGGCAATCAACAACAATTTAAAAGCAAGCAGACATGCCCCAAAGGGTTTTCAAAAGAGTTTGTTCAAAAGAGTTTTCACAGCTGATCCCACCCAAGCATTGACTGCTTGAGAAAAAATAATCATTTTCAAATCAAATAGATATCACCCTGCAAATACTACTGAGCAAATTTCTTCTAATGACTCTGGAGGAGCTAATTGGAGGCTGAGGCATCCCAAGATATGTAGGATCTCAACAGGAAAGATAGCTTGGCACATAAATTTGTGCCAATTGCTTTGGGAACTCTGAAAACTGGACACTAAACATCAACCACAACCATCTCAAATTGTTCCTTTTATTTATAGCTAAAGTTAGTATGTACTTATAACAACTAAGAATTGAGCAGAAACCACTTTTGCCACTTTTTCTGCCTTCTAATAGTAGAATTCCCATTGCAGCTGAAAGCAGCCTAGAGATTTTCCAAAATATAGTCAGCTGTTTGGTATCTAGTACTTGTATGGAGGTATTCCATTATCGATTCTCTCTAAAGGTCTACTCAATCCTCCAGATAACAGATAGAGTTGACTTTATGCTAGCACAGATCATTAgaacagtgaaaaaaatatgAGCTTTCTCACCAGATTTACCTGTCTGAGATAGATAAAGTTTCGGGTCATCAATACTAACAcataagaataataataataataattccaTCTACATATTGATTTCCTTTTCAGAGCAAAAGGCTGTAAGGGGGTTTTAATACACTGTCCTGAGTGGGGGAGATAAATATCTGTCACAGCCATTTCAGGTTTACTAAGttaagaaaatgagatttttttccagaataacCCTGATAAAAATGTACATAGATTTGCTACATGGGATAATGATCTTTGTTTATAGACATGATACAATAGCAGTGAGCCTCAGAACACTCTAAGGCCTCTTAGTCAGAAAACCCATAAATCAAGATAATCAGTGAGAAATCAAGAAAATATTGATAAAGGCTTGAATCAATAAGGTCATTGGGAACTCCACTGAGAAACTGCTTATAGTATCAGACATTATCTTTCAATTGCAGATTGATTTATAAACGCACAGGGGCTTATAAAGACCCACAGGGCAAAGAAAAAACCAGAACCAGCCAATGAACCAGAAAACCCCCCAAGGTTCTGTTGATGAAATCACAGGAAAAGGTACACCTGTGAAGAGTAAATCTGATTATATGCACTGCATTTGAAAAACATTTCATATGGGCCATAGCTTTTCCTACCCTGCTTCAACTGAATATTAAAAACGTATGCTGACATCtcactaattaaaaaaaaaaataaaaaagctttcaGGCTCTTAAGAGAGTTCTCAATTTCAAACATGTtcattcccaatttttttaaaagcttgctGGGTAACATTCATTCTGTGCCAACATATGTGTCATTCCCATTGTTCATGGTGTTGTTAAAATAAAGAAGTATTAATAAATGCATGAAGCAATACAATAACTGCATTATATAATAGAATTTAATTTGCAGTCATAAAAGGTCGTTTACAATTATTTCAGACATGAATGTTTTATTCTATGCTTTGGTAATGGGCAGTGAGACAATCTTTCCTATTGTatattaatttgttttcttcagagAATCTACTGTAATTTAAATAGCTCCATggatttaaaaatttaaaggaTTAAATAAAGGATATACTCTACTTTGTTTTCTAAGAAGAGAAATGCCATTAGAAATGTTTTCTGAGGTATTTTCCTGTAAGACATTTGCTTTTAAATGTTTCCAGAGTAgtgtttcatttatttatgtttATACTCAAACTCTGTTTCCCATGCACCTGTAAGTGTCCCTTTTTAAGTAAATAACAGGGCAATTATAATTCAGCCACAACCACAGATCACAGGTCTCTTCCCCACAGTT contains the following coding sequences:
- the C2H13orf42 gene encoding uncharacterized protein C13orf42 homolog; its protein translation is MFKKIHSIFHPNSQRRNVTDDIPYSDGAGSAVRLIRSTSMYVLGGEQEKVSEPLKKCRSTTSIDSCFQPKEEDRDWMYSKTQDCLKYLQDLLALRKKYLENINNLKSMHMAADSPASTRSSKTGKKLFLPLPSKETSKASMERKGPQSSSDVREAIAFFDSVIADLDSERWRRVPDVDLPNVDVDFDVATSTSEHSLHSNWILRAPRRYSQDAAQAAKQSQRNSQRRTTGSRKRLERHPMYLPKAVEGAYSTLKFKPKTHKKEC